In Erigeron canadensis isolate Cc75 chromosome 1, C_canadensis_v1, whole genome shotgun sequence, a single window of DNA contains:
- the LOC122602151 gene encoding monooxygenase 2-like has product MENHEDVDIVIVGAGLAGLTTALALHRLGLRSLVLESSESLRTTGFALTIWTNAWRALDAVGIGDSLRLKSTQMKGFKIASPDTGLFTSEQALDKDGKFKGYESRCVRRKDLLEALVDELPPSTVRYSSKVANIEELDRFKLVHLADGSILKAKVLIGCDGVKSVVAKWLGLGAPVRVGRSAIRGLVEFPNGSGLDPMFHVNFGGGVRFGFVPVDEKSVYWFFTFTPSQVPSYEEDWKENPMKMKQFILSRINKMPQHAQDVVEKTSLSSISIAPLKFRLPWNILFGNIVKDNVTVAGDALHPMTPDIGQGGCSSLEDSVVLGRCLGEAFLNKSNEEDDEFERIKKGLEKYGKERRWRSFSLISVAYCVGFIQESKGILMTYFRKAWFSSYTPSAFLKMANYDCGNLVS; this is encoded by the exons ATGGAGAATCATGAAGATGTAGATATAGTTATTGTAGGTGCTGGATTAGCTGGTCTCACTACTGCCTTAGCCCTTCACAG GTTGGGATTGAGGAGTTTGGTGTtggagtcatcagagagtttaAGAACCACCGGATTTGCTCTTACGATATGGACCAATGCTTGGAGGGCATTAGATGCTGTAGGAATAGGGGACTCCCTACGACTAAAGTCCACCCAAATGAAAGG ATTCAAAATTGCATCTCCTGACACCGGTCTTTTTACTTCAGAACAAGCACTTGATAAAGATGGAAAATT CAAGGGATATGAAAGCCGGTGTGTCAGGAGAAAGGATTTATTAGAAGCACTAGTAGATGAGCTGCCACCAAGCACCGTTAGGTACTCCTCGAAGGTTGCAAATATTGAGGAACTCGACCGATTCAAACTGGTTCACCTAGCTGATGGGTCCATTCTTAAAGCTAAG GTGTTGATAGGGTGTGACGGAGTTAAATCGGTGGTGGCAAAATGGTTGGGTCTTGGGGCTCCCGTACGTGTTGGAAGATCTGCTATTCGTGGTTTGGTGGAGTTTCCTAATGGTTCAGGTTTAGATCCCATGTTCCATGTCAATTTTGGAGGCGGTGTACGGTTTGGTTTTGTTCCTGTTGATGAGAAGAGTGTGTATTGGTTTTTTACGTTCACCCCGTCTCAAGTTCCATCGT ACGAAGAAGATTGGAAAGAAAACCCGATGAAAATGAAACAATTTATATTGAGCCGTATCAACAAGATGCCTCAACATGCACAGGACGTGGTAGAGAAGACGTCGCTAAGTAGTATTTCTATAGCACCATTGAAGTTTAGATTGCCATGGAACATTTTATTTGGTAACATAGTGAAAGACAACGTTACTGTAGCCGGGGATGCCCTGCATCCCATGACTCCGGACATTGGCCAAGGTGGATGTTCATCTCTAGAAGACTCGGTTGTGCTTGGTAGGTGTCTTGGTGAGGCTTTTTTAAACAAATCGAACGAAGAAGACGATGAATTTGAGAGAATTAAAAAGGGTTTGGAGAAATATGGAAAGGAAAGGAGATGGAGAAGTTTTAGTCTCATTAGTGTTGCATATTGTGTGGGATTTATTCAAGAGAGCAAGGGCATATTGATGACTTACTTTAGGAAAGCATGGTTTTCAAGCTACACACCTAGTGCTTTCCTTAAGATGGCAAACTATgattgtggtaatcttgtttcTTAA
- the LOC122579239 gene encoding monooxygenase 2-like isoform X1 yields the protein MQVHNHNNNEDVDILIVGAGLAGLTTSLALHRLGLRSLVLESSESLRITGFALTLWTNAWKALDVVGIGDSLRQKSTQITGFKMALPDTGLFTPGQVLDKDGKFHKLFYLSKGYESRCVRRKDLLETLVNELPHDTIRYSSKVTNISELNRFKLVQLADGSILKTKVLIGCDGVNSVVSKWLGLATPVSVGRSAIRGLADFPNGSGFEPLSYLSFGGGTRFGFRPIDDKTVYWFCTFTPSKVPSYEKELQESPRKMKQFVSRLIDKMPREALDVLEKTSLSNISYSTLKIRLPWNVLFGNIAKENVCVAGDALHPMTPDINQGGCSALEDAIVLSRHLGEAFLKKTSGKDDEFDRIGKGLMKYERERRWRSVSLITVAYCVGFIQQSNGKLMSFLRKVWLSNHTSNALLQMAKFDCGDLNFY from the exons ATGCAagttcataatcataataataatgaagatGTAGATATCCTAATTGTTGGTGCTGGACTGGCTGGTCTTACTACATCCTTAGCCCTTCACAG gtTGGGTTTAAGGAGTTTGGTATTGGAGTCATCAGAGAGCTTAAGAATTACCGGGTTTGCGCTTACATTATGGACCAATGCTTGGAAGGCGTTGGATGTTGTAGGAATTGGAGACTCCTTAAGACAAAAGTCTACTCAAATAACTgg ATTCAAGATGGCCTTGCCTGATACTGGTCTTTTTACTCCAGGGCAAGTACTTGACAAAGATGGGAAATT CCACAAATTATTTTATCTTAGCAAGGGCTATGAAAGTCGATGTGTTAGGCGGAAAGATTTACTGGAGACATTAGTCAACGAGTTACCACACGACACCATTAGATACTCTTCAAAGGTTACAAACATTAGTGAACTCAACCGGTTCAAACTAGTACAACTAGCTGATGGGTCGATTCTCAAAACCAAG GTGTTGATAGGGTGTGATGGGGTTAACTCGGTTGTTTCTAAATGGTTGGGTCTTGCAACACCTGTAAGTGTTGGGAGATCAGCTATTCGTGGTTTGGCAGACTTCCCAAATGGCTCAGGTTTTGAACCTCTGTCATATCTCAGCTTTGGAGGTGGCACACGATTTGGTTTTCGTCCGATTGATGACAAGACCGTGTATTGGTTTTGCACGTTTACCCCATCTAAAGTTCCATCAT ATGAAAAAGAGTTGCAAGAAAGCCCAAGGAAAATGAAGCAATTTGTATCGAGACTAATCGACAAGATGCCACGAGAAGCACTAGACGTGCTGGAAAAAACGTCTCTAAGCAACATTTCATATTCAACATTGAAGATAAGATTGCCATGGAATGTACTATTTGGTAACATAGCTAAAGAAAACGTTTGCGTAGCAGGGGATGCCCTTCATCCCATGACGCCCGACATAAACCAAGGTGGGTGTTCTGCTCTTGAAGATGCCATAGTGCTTAGTAGGCATCTCGGAGAGgcttttttgaagaaaacatctGGAAAAGATGATGAATTCGATAGAATTGGAAAGGGATTAATGAAATATGAAAGGGAAAGGAGGTGGAGAAGTGTTAGTCTAATTACTGTTGCATATTGTGTGGGGTTTATACAACAAAGCAACGGAAAATTGATGAGTTTCTTGAGGAAAGTATGGTTATCTAACCATACTTCTAATGCTTTGCTTCAGATGGCTAAGTTTGATTGTGGTGACCTTAATTTCTATTGA
- the LOC122603592 gene encoding RNA-binding protein FUS-like isoform X3: MDRYQKVEKPRAEQPIDENEIRITSQGRMRSYITYAMNLLQEKGSEEIQFKAMGRAINKTVTIVELIKRRIVGLHQITSIGSTDITDTWEPLEEGLLPLETTRHVSMITITLSKKELNTSSIGYQEPLPADQVKVSTDIEYEGEGSPTARGRGRGGRGRGRGRSRAAPAGNGFGQDEYDDGWDGPAGYPRGRGRGRSSGFRGRGRGNYGNALYMDNQQDAGGYNQESPRGRGRGFRGRGRGGYNNGSYMDNQQDVGGYNQESPRARGRNFRGRGRGGYNNEPYMDAPQDAGGYNQENPMRGRGRGRGTRGGRGRGGFRSNRPNQVAAGGD; the protein is encoded by the exons ATGGATCGGTACCAGAAGGTCGAGAAGCCTAGAGCAGAACAACCGATTGACGAGAATGAGATTCGCATTACTAGTCAAGGAAGGATGCGGAGCTATATCACTTACGCCATGAATTTGCTCCAG gaaAAAGGCTCGGAAGAAATTCAGTTTAAAGCCATGGGTAGAGCCATTAACAAGACCGTAACAATTGTGGAATTGATAAAG AGGCGAATTGTTGGTCTGCATCAAATTACATCTATTGGATCCACAGACATAACTGACACTTGGGAACCCCTAGAGGAAGGATTACTTCC TTTGGAAACCACGAGGCATGTTTCGATGATAACTATAACTCTATCAAAGAAGGAGCTGAATACATCATCTATTGG GTATCAGGAACCACTGCCAGCTGACCAGGTGAAGGTGTCAACTGATATTGAATACGAAGGAG AGGGTTCACCAACTGCAAGGGGCAGAGGGCGTGGTGGAAGGGGAAGAGGAAGGGGAAGGTCTAGAGCTGCACCag CAGGAAATGGTTTTGGACAAGACGAGTATGATGATGGATGGGATGGCCCTGCTGGTTATCCCAGGGGAAGAGGCCGAGGAAGAAGTTCTGGGTTTCGAGGACGCGGAAGGGGAAACTACGGAAATGCACTTTATATGGATAATCAGCAAGATGCTGGAGGTTACAATCAAGAATCTCCTAGGGGAAGGGGTCGTGGTTTCCGTGGCCGTGGAAGGGGAGGATATAACAATGGGTCTTATATGGATAATCAGCAAGATGTGGGGGGTTACAATCAAGAATCTCCCAGGGCCAGGGGACGTAATTTCCGTGGTCGTGGAAGGGGAGGCTACAATAATGAACCTTATATGGATGCTCCGCAAGATGCAGGAGGTTATAACCAAGAGAATCCCATGCGAG GTCGTGGTCGTGGGAGGGGAACTCGTGGAGGAAGGGGTCGTGGTGGTTTCAGATCAAACAGGCCAAATCAGGTCGCAGCTGGTGGcgactaa
- the LOC122579239 gene encoding monooxygenase 2-like isoform X2 — MQVHNHNNNEDVDILIVGAGLAGLTTSLALHRLGLRSLVLESSESLRITGFALTLWTNAWKALDVVGIGDSLRQKSTQITGFKMALPDTGLFTPGQVLDKDGKFKGYESRCVRRKDLLETLVNELPHDTIRYSSKVTNISELNRFKLVQLADGSILKTKVLIGCDGVNSVVSKWLGLATPVSVGRSAIRGLADFPNGSGFEPLSYLSFGGGTRFGFRPIDDKTVYWFCTFTPSKVPSYEKELQESPRKMKQFVSRLIDKMPREALDVLEKTSLSNISYSTLKIRLPWNVLFGNIAKENVCVAGDALHPMTPDINQGGCSALEDAIVLSRHLGEAFLKKTSGKDDEFDRIGKGLMKYERERRWRSVSLITVAYCVGFIQQSNGKLMSFLRKVWLSNHTSNALLQMAKFDCGDLNFY, encoded by the exons ATGCAagttcataatcataataataatgaagatGTAGATATCCTAATTGTTGGTGCTGGACTGGCTGGTCTTACTACATCCTTAGCCCTTCACAG gtTGGGTTTAAGGAGTTTGGTATTGGAGTCATCAGAGAGCTTAAGAATTACCGGGTTTGCGCTTACATTATGGACCAATGCTTGGAAGGCGTTGGATGTTGTAGGAATTGGAGACTCCTTAAGACAAAAGTCTACTCAAATAACTgg ATTCAAGATGGCCTTGCCTGATACTGGTCTTTTTACTCCAGGGCAAGTACTTGACAAAGATGGGAAATT CAAGGGCTATGAAAGTCGATGTGTTAGGCGGAAAGATTTACTGGAGACATTAGTCAACGAGTTACCACACGACACCATTAGATACTCTTCAAAGGTTACAAACATTAGTGAACTCAACCGGTTCAAACTAGTACAACTAGCTGATGGGTCGATTCTCAAAACCAAG GTGTTGATAGGGTGTGATGGGGTTAACTCGGTTGTTTCTAAATGGTTGGGTCTTGCAACACCTGTAAGTGTTGGGAGATCAGCTATTCGTGGTTTGGCAGACTTCCCAAATGGCTCAGGTTTTGAACCTCTGTCATATCTCAGCTTTGGAGGTGGCACACGATTTGGTTTTCGTCCGATTGATGACAAGACCGTGTATTGGTTTTGCACGTTTACCCCATCTAAAGTTCCATCAT ATGAAAAAGAGTTGCAAGAAAGCCCAAGGAAAATGAAGCAATTTGTATCGAGACTAATCGACAAGATGCCACGAGAAGCACTAGACGTGCTGGAAAAAACGTCTCTAAGCAACATTTCATATTCAACATTGAAGATAAGATTGCCATGGAATGTACTATTTGGTAACATAGCTAAAGAAAACGTTTGCGTAGCAGGGGATGCCCTTCATCCCATGACGCCCGACATAAACCAAGGTGGGTGTTCTGCTCTTGAAGATGCCATAGTGCTTAGTAGGCATCTCGGAGAGgcttttttgaagaaaacatctGGAAAAGATGATGAATTCGATAGAATTGGAAAGGGATTAATGAAATATGAAAGGGAAAGGAGGTGGAGAAGTGTTAGTCTAATTACTGTTGCATATTGTGTGGGGTTTATACAACAAAGCAACGGAAAATTGATGAGTTTCTTGAGGAAAGTATGGTTATCTAACCATACTTCTAATGCTTTGCTTCAGATGGCTAAGTTTGATTGTGGTGACCTTAATTTCTATTGA
- the LOC122603592 gene encoding cold and drought-regulated protein CORA-like isoform X2, which translates to MDRYQKVEKPRAEQPIDENEIRITSQGRMRSYITYAMNLLQEKGSEEIQFKAMGRAINKTVTIVELIKRRIVGLHQITSIGSTDITDTWEPLEEGLLPLETTRHVSMITITLSKKELNTSSIGYQEPLPADQVKVSTDIEYEGEGSPTARGRGRGGRGRGRGRSRAAPGNGFGQDEYDDGWDGPAGYPRGRGRGRSSGFRGRGRGNYGNALYMDNQQDAGGYNQESPRGRGRGFRGRGRGGYNNGSYMDNQQDVGGYNQESPRARGRNFRGRGRGGYNNEPYMDAPQDAGGYNQENPMRGGGRGRGRGTRGGRGRGGFRSNRPNQVAAGGD; encoded by the exons ATGGATCGGTACCAGAAGGTCGAGAAGCCTAGAGCAGAACAACCGATTGACGAGAATGAGATTCGCATTACTAGTCAAGGAAGGATGCGGAGCTATATCACTTACGCCATGAATTTGCTCCAG gaaAAAGGCTCGGAAGAAATTCAGTTTAAAGCCATGGGTAGAGCCATTAACAAGACCGTAACAATTGTGGAATTGATAAAG AGGCGAATTGTTGGTCTGCATCAAATTACATCTATTGGATCCACAGACATAACTGACACTTGGGAACCCCTAGAGGAAGGATTACTTCC TTTGGAAACCACGAGGCATGTTTCGATGATAACTATAACTCTATCAAAGAAGGAGCTGAATACATCATCTATTGG GTATCAGGAACCACTGCCAGCTGACCAGGTGAAGGTGTCAACTGATATTGAATACGAAGGAG AGGGTTCACCAACTGCAAGGGGCAGAGGGCGTGGTGGAAGGGGAAGAGGAAGGGGAAGGTCTAGAGCTGCACCag GAAATGGTTTTGGACAAGACGAGTATGATGATGGATGGGATGGCCCTGCTGGTTATCCCAGGGGAAGAGGCCGAGGAAGAAGTTCTGGGTTTCGAGGACGCGGAAGGGGAAACTACGGAAATGCACTTTATATGGATAATCAGCAAGATGCTGGAGGTTACAATCAAGAATCTCCTAGGGGAAGGGGTCGTGGTTTCCGTGGCCGTGGAAGGGGAGGATATAACAATGGGTCTTATATGGATAATCAGCAAGATGTGGGGGGTTACAATCAAGAATCTCCCAGGGCCAGGGGACGTAATTTCCGTGGTCGTGGAAGGGGAGGCTACAATAATGAACCTTATATGGATGCTCCGCAAGATGCAGGAGGTTATAACCAAGAGAATCCCATGCGAGGTGGAG GTCGTGGTCGTGGGAGGGGAACTCGTGGAGGAAGGGGTCGTGGTGGTTTCAGATCAAACAGGCCAAATCAGGTCGCAGCTGGTGGcgactaa
- the LOC122603592 gene encoding TATA-binding protein-associated factor 2N-like isoform X1, translating to MDRYQKVEKPRAEQPIDENEIRITSQGRMRSYITYAMNLLQEKGSEEIQFKAMGRAINKTVTIVELIKRRIVGLHQITSIGSTDITDTWEPLEEGLLPLETTRHVSMITITLSKKELNTSSIGYQEPLPADQVKVSTDIEYEGEGSPTARGRGRGGRGRGRGRSRAAPAGNGFGQDEYDDGWDGPAGYPRGRGRGRSSGFRGRGRGNYGNALYMDNQQDAGGYNQESPRGRGRGFRGRGRGGYNNGSYMDNQQDVGGYNQESPRARGRNFRGRGRGGYNNEPYMDAPQDAGGYNQENPMRGGGRGRGRGTRGGRGRGGFRSNRPNQVAAGGD from the exons ATGGATCGGTACCAGAAGGTCGAGAAGCCTAGAGCAGAACAACCGATTGACGAGAATGAGATTCGCATTACTAGTCAAGGAAGGATGCGGAGCTATATCACTTACGCCATGAATTTGCTCCAG gaaAAAGGCTCGGAAGAAATTCAGTTTAAAGCCATGGGTAGAGCCATTAACAAGACCGTAACAATTGTGGAATTGATAAAG AGGCGAATTGTTGGTCTGCATCAAATTACATCTATTGGATCCACAGACATAACTGACACTTGGGAACCCCTAGAGGAAGGATTACTTCC TTTGGAAACCACGAGGCATGTTTCGATGATAACTATAACTCTATCAAAGAAGGAGCTGAATACATCATCTATTGG GTATCAGGAACCACTGCCAGCTGACCAGGTGAAGGTGTCAACTGATATTGAATACGAAGGAG AGGGTTCACCAACTGCAAGGGGCAGAGGGCGTGGTGGAAGGGGAAGAGGAAGGGGAAGGTCTAGAGCTGCACCag CAGGAAATGGTTTTGGACAAGACGAGTATGATGATGGATGGGATGGCCCTGCTGGTTATCCCAGGGGAAGAGGCCGAGGAAGAAGTTCTGGGTTTCGAGGACGCGGAAGGGGAAACTACGGAAATGCACTTTATATGGATAATCAGCAAGATGCTGGAGGTTACAATCAAGAATCTCCTAGGGGAAGGGGTCGTGGTTTCCGTGGCCGTGGAAGGGGAGGATATAACAATGGGTCTTATATGGATAATCAGCAAGATGTGGGGGGTTACAATCAAGAATCTCCCAGGGCCAGGGGACGTAATTTCCGTGGTCGTGGAAGGGGAGGCTACAATAATGAACCTTATATGGATGCTCCGCAAGATGCAGGAGGTTATAACCAAGAGAATCCCATGCGAGGTGGAG GTCGTGGTCGTGGGAGGGGAACTCGTGGAGGAAGGGGTCGTGGTGGTTTCAGATCAAACAGGCCAAATCAGGTCGCAGCTGGTGGcgactaa